A section of the Verrucomicrobiota bacterium genome encodes:
- a CDS encoding CHASE2 domain-containing protein, whose translation MNGERIQNGRHQKADAKKHCFFKRLLYVHGIHYPAEIVKLKGIRKHKLFSSMFGAALTVFCGLVLWATPLGERWKNASYDYLFRFGSSTVTNKVVLILMDNDAYNHFPQERGQPWDRALHAQVLNRLADDGCALVVFDSFFRIPRDPVKDEALAGAMRRQHRVVLMAEQAAVTYPTLAGAHPALPSEPFLSAAGTNWGVAWLDPDLDSTVRRHWPFPVPGPYPSLPWTAARLSGAQLSESPHEQWLRYYGPNGAWATLSYRFALTQPTNYYRDKIVFIGTQPRTSVAGDEPDEFRTPYTHWTGESMGGVQIMVTSFLNLMNGDWLRRSASWMEALALLTSGILLGGILCRMRPLIAGIFAMAFALVIALGSVSWSHFTNYWFPWLVISAGQVPCALVWALATQKSRAPRTALETTGSAEEMPDTPDYELLHPPFGKGAYGKVWLARNAIGQWQALKVVYLANFGDDADPYEREFNGIKRYKPVSDKHPGLLRVDFVSQKKPAGYFFYVMELGDPLEVDWERKPSTYKPRDLVSERRRARGQKLPVRECVRIGLALADALDFLHRQGLTHRDIKPQNIIFVDGRPKLADMGLIAEIRPPDQKHTYVGTPGYMPPPPESPGTPQADIYALGMLLYVLSTGRNPTFFPELSTTLAESSDVADFFRLNPIILKACHSDCAQRYASAAKMHSALQEAHKALEGQSRDKVPGMAQRTPSRSRT comes from the coding sequence TTGAATGGAGAGAGAATCCAGAATGGCCGACACCAGAAGGCGGATGCAAAAAAGCACTGCTTTTTCAAACGGTTGCTTTATGTTCACGGAATTCATTACCCGGCAGAGATTGTGAAGCTCAAAGGCATCAGGAAACATAAGCTGTTCAGTTCCATGTTCGGCGCGGCGCTGACCGTGTTTTGCGGCCTGGTGCTTTGGGCGACGCCTTTGGGCGAGAGATGGAAGAACGCCAGCTACGACTATCTATTTCGTTTTGGCTCGTCCACAGTCACCAACAAGGTCGTGCTTATCCTGATGGACAATGACGCGTACAATCACTTCCCCCAGGAACGCGGGCAGCCTTGGGATCGTGCATTGCACGCGCAGGTGCTGAACAGACTCGCTGATGATGGTTGTGCCCTCGTCGTATTTGATTCCTTCTTCCGAATCCCGCGCGACCCGGTCAAGGACGAGGCACTGGCCGGGGCAATGCGCCGGCAGCATCGCGTCGTGTTGATGGCCGAGCAGGCGGCGGTGACCTACCCAACTCTCGCCGGTGCGCATCCAGCGCTGCCGTCCGAACCATTTCTCAGCGCGGCTGGAACGAATTGGGGTGTCGCCTGGCTCGATCCCGACCTCGACTCCACCGTGCGACGACACTGGCCATTTCCGGTGCCGGGGCCGTATCCCAGTCTGCCTTGGACCGCCGCACGGCTGTCCGGTGCGCAATTGAGCGAATCTCCGCACGAGCAATGGCTGCGCTACTACGGCCCAAATGGCGCATGGGCGACCTTGAGTTATCGTTTCGCGCTGACACAACCGACAAATTATTATCGTGACAAAATCGTTTTCATCGGCACTCAACCACGAACCTCCGTGGCCGGGGATGAGCCGGATGAATTTCGCACACCCTACACGCACTGGACCGGCGAATCGATGGGCGGCGTGCAAATCATGGTTACCTCCTTCCTGAACTTGATGAACGGAGATTGGTTGCGGCGGTCGGCGTCATGGATGGAAGCATTGGCGCTCCTGACATCAGGAATCTTGCTCGGCGGCATTTTGTGCCGGATGCGACCGCTGATAGCTGGAATTTTCGCAATGGCATTCGCGTTGGTGATCGCGCTTGGATCAGTTTCCTGGAGTCATTTCACGAATTATTGGTTTCCCTGGCTGGTGATTTCGGCGGGACAGGTGCCTTGCGCTTTGGTGTGGGCACTGGCCACGCAGAAGTCTCGCGCGCCGAGAACTGCCCTGGAGACGACCGGTTCTGCCGAAGAGATGCCGGACACTCCTGACTACGAATTGTTGCATCCGCCTTTTGGCAAGGGCGCTTATGGCAAAGTCTGGCTGGCGCGCAATGCCATCGGACAATGGCAGGCGTTGAAAGTGGTTTACCTGGCAAACTTCGGCGATGATGCCGATCCGTACGAGCGCGAGTTCAACGGTATCAAGAGATACAAGCCTGTCTCCGATAAACATCCAGGGTTGTTGCGCGTGGATTTTGTCAGTCAGAAGAAGCCGGCGGGATATTTCTTTTACGTGATGGAACTGGGCGACCCGCTTGAAGTTGATTGGGAACGAAAACCGTCCACGTACAAACCGCGCGATTTGGTCAGTGAACGCCGCCGGGCGCGAGGACAAAAACTGCCGGTGCGCGAATGCGTGCGCATTGGACTCGCGCTGGCGGACGCGCTGGATTTTCTCCACCGGCAGGGACTTACCCACCGCGACATCAAGCCTCAAAATATTATTTTTGTAGATGGCCGCCCCAAGCTCGCGGACATGGGTCTCATCGCCGAAATCCGGCCGCCCGATCAAAAGCACACGTACGTCGGCACGCCGGGCTACATGCCGCCGCCGCCGGAGTCGCCCGGCACGCCGCAGGCGGACATTTATGCTTTGGGAATGTTACTTTACGTCCTCAGCACCGGCCGGAATCCAACCTTCTTTCCCGAACTCTCGACAACGCTGGCCGAAAGCAGTGACGTGGCCGACTTCTTTCGATTGAACCCAATCATTCTCAAAGCTTGCCACAGCGATTGCGCGCAAAGGTATGCCTCGGCTGCCAAGATGCACAGTGCTTTGCAGGAAGCACACAAAGCGCTCGAAGGGCAAAGCCGCGACAAAGTTCCGGGCATGGCTCAACGAACACCAAGTAGGTCGAGGACTTAA